In Methanobrevibacter thaueri, the genomic stretch CCACCATGACTTGAGCATCTTATAGATATCATACCTAAAGAACCATAATACTGCTATTAATGTTCCTAAATGAAGAAATGTGTCAAAAGCAAGTGAGCTTTCAACACCCAAAATATTTTGAATGAACACTAAGTGAGCTGAACTACTTACCGGTAAGAATTCAGTCAGTCCCTGAACGATACCAATAATAATTCCTTGAATTATATCCATGCGCTACCTCGCTTAGATGTAAGTTAACCAACCGTATTTGTCTTCAACTTTTGCTTCCACAATATCAAAGAATGCAGTTTGTAGTTTTTCTGAAACCGGTCCTCTTCTACCGATTCCGATTGTTCTGTGGTCAATAGAACGGATTGGAGTTACTTCTGCAGCGGTTCCTGTGAAGAATACTTCATCTGCGATGTATAGTCTTTCCCTTGAAATTGTCTCTTCGATTACTTCATAGCCAAGGTCACGTGCAATGGTCATTACGGAATCCCTTGTGATTCCCTTGAGGTTTGATGATGACATTGCAGGAGTGTATAACTTGTCTCCTTCAACGAGGAATATGTTTTCCCCACTTCCTTCTGATACGTGTCCTTCATAATCTAACATGATGGCTTCATCGAAACCGTTGTCAAGTGCTTCGAGCTTTGCGAGTTGTGAGTTCATGTAGTTTGCTCCACATTTTGCAAGTGTTGGGAAAGTGTCAGGTGCTGGTTTTCTCCATGAGGACACTCCGATGTCCACACCGTTTGCCATTCCTTCTTCACCAAGGTATGATCCCCATTCCCATGCTGCGATTGCTACGTT encodes the following:
- the ilvE gene encoding branched-chain-amino-acid transaminase gives rise to the protein MAWDDKETKVWLDGKFVEWKDANISLLSHVVHYGTSVFEGIRAYSNENGVAVYRLEEHVQRLFDSAKIYKMDIPFTQEEIAEAILETLRVNDLGGCYIRPIVFRGYGELGVNPLGCPVNVAIAAWEWGSYLGEEGMANGVDIGVSSWRKPAPDTFPTLAKCGANYMNSQLAKLEALDNGFDEAIMLDYEGHVSEGSGENIFLVEGDKLYTPAMSSSNLKGITRDSVMTIARDLGYEVIEETISRERLYIADEVFFTGTAAEVTPIRSIDHRTIGIGRRGPVSEKLQTAFFDIVEAKVEDKYGWLTYI